The Tardiphaga alba genome includes a window with the following:
- a CDS encoding MATE family efflux transporter, with translation MPAEKPLWRDFLVFVGPMMASNILQSLFGTINNVYLGQMIGVNALAAASSVFPLMFFFVAFVIGLGTGAGILIGQAWGAGQRDKVKEIAAAALLATLVIGFSISILGGLFARELMTALATPANILDQATDYARIMMLGMPLTFYFLLSTSLMRGVGDTTTPLIGLTISTVLGLIITPALILGWTGLPPLGVSSAAVASVISTAIGMTWLSIHLIRRNHPLAPDRAMLRYLRVDLSLLGRILRLGIPTAIQIVTMALAELALLGIVNGFGSDATAAYGAVNQVISYAQFPAMSIAISASVFGAQAIGRGDVARLGSIVKTALVLNFVLTGGLVALIYLFSRMVMGFFIIDPAVLDLSQHLLHIVLWSSIVFGMSGIFSGMMRASGTVFVPTLLSVLAIALIEVPSAIVLSRHFGVTGVWFAWPITFCAMFLLQASYYRFVWRKKTITRLI, from the coding sequence ATGCCCGCGGAAAAACCTCTGTGGCGGGATTTTCTCGTCTTCGTCGGACCGATGATGGCGAGCAACATCCTGCAATCGCTGTTTGGCACCATCAACAATGTCTATCTCGGCCAGATGATCGGCGTGAACGCGCTGGCCGCGGCATCATCGGTGTTTCCGCTGATGTTCTTCTTTGTGGCTTTCGTGATCGGCCTCGGCACCGGCGCCGGCATCCTGATCGGCCAGGCCTGGGGAGCAGGGCAGCGCGATAAGGTGAAGGAGATCGCCGCAGCGGCATTGCTCGCGACACTCGTGATCGGCTTTTCGATCTCGATCCTTGGCGGGTTGTTCGCGCGCGAGCTGATGACTGCACTGGCGACGCCCGCCAATATTCTCGATCAGGCCACCGACTATGCGCGTATCATGATGCTCGGCATGCCGCTGACCTTCTATTTCCTGCTCTCGACATCCCTGATGCGCGGCGTCGGCGACACCACGACACCGCTGATCGGGCTGACGATCTCCACCGTGCTTGGCCTGATCATCACGCCGGCTTTGATCCTCGGCTGGACCGGGCTGCCACCGCTCGGCGTCTCCAGCGCGGCGGTTGCGTCCGTCATCTCGACGGCGATCGGCATGACATGGCTGTCGATCCATCTGATCCGTCGCAACCACCCGCTGGCGCCGGACCGCGCCATGTTGCGATACCTGCGCGTGGATCTGTCCCTGCTCGGCCGCATCCTGCGGCTCGGCATTCCCACCGCCATCCAGATCGTCACCATGGCGTTGGCAGAGCTCGCACTGCTCGGCATCGTCAACGGCTTTGGCTCCGACGCCACCGCGGCTTACGGCGCCGTCAATCAGGTGATCAGCTATGCGCAGTTTCCCGCGATGTCGATCGCGATCTCCGCATCCGTTTTCGGCGCGCAGGCCATCGGCCGCGGTGATGTCGCCCGGCTCGGCTCCATCGTGAAGACCGCGCTGGTGCTGAACTTCGTGCTGACCGGCGGACTGGTGGCGCTGATCTATCTGTTCTCGCGCATGGTGATGGGCTTCTTCATCATCGATCCCGCCGTACTCGACCTGTCGCAGCACCTGCTGCACATCGTGTTGTGGAGCAGCATCGTGTTCGGGATGTCCGGCATTTTCTCCGGCATGATGCGGGCATCGGGCACGGTGTTTGTGCCGACACTGCTGTCGGTCCTCGCCATCGCGCTGATCGAAGTGCCGAGCGCCATTGTGCTCAGCCGGCATTTCGGCGTCACCGGTGTCTGGTTCGCGTGGCCGATCACCTTCTGCGCCATGTTCTTGTTGCAGGCGAGCTATTACCGCTTCGTTTGGCGCAAGAAGACCATTACCCGCCTGATCTGA
- a CDS encoding 2-hydroxychromene-2-carboxylate isomerase, producing MAQTVQFLFDFGSPNAFLSHEAIPAIEGRTGAKFEYVPVLLGGIFKATNNRSPAETYAGVKNKREFHQLETERFLKRFQVKPYAWNPHFPVNTLNLMRAAIAAQLEGVFEKYVEAAFHHMWVEPKKMDDLEVAMAALNSSGLDAAKLLARGQEAEVKAKLIANTQDAVERGAFGSPTFFVGKEMFFGKEQLREVEEMIAS from the coding sequence TTGGCACAAACAGTTCAGTTCCTGTTCGATTTCGGCAGCCCCAATGCTTTCCTGAGCCATGAAGCGATCCCCGCCATCGAAGGGCGGACCGGCGCAAAATTCGAGTATGTCCCGGTGCTGCTCGGCGGCATCTTCAAGGCCACCAACAATCGCTCGCCAGCGGAGACCTATGCCGGCGTCAAGAACAAGCGCGAATTCCACCAGCTCGAAACCGAGCGGTTCCTCAAACGCTTCCAGGTGAAGCCCTATGCCTGGAATCCCCATTTCCCCGTCAATACCCTGAACTTGATGCGTGCCGCCATTGCCGCCCAGCTCGAAGGCGTGTTCGAGAAATATGTCGAGGCGGCCTTCCATCACATGTGGGTGGAGCCGAAGAAGATGGACGATCTCGAAGTCGCGATGGCTGCGCTCAATTCATCGGGCCTCGATGCCGCAAAACTGCTGGCGCGCGGGCAGGAGGCCGAGGTGAAAGCGAAGCTGATCGCCAACACGCAGGATGCCGTGGAGCGCGGCGCCTTCGGTTCGCCGACTTTCTTCGTCGGCAAGGAGATGTTCTTCGGCAAGGAGCAGCTCCGCGAAGTCGAGGAGATGATCGCGTCATGA
- a CDS encoding SDR family oxidoreductase: MTDRNATVAVIGAGDFIGAEIAKKFAAEGFTIFAGRRNGDKLAPLVKEIEAKGGSIHARSLDARKEEEITAFLNDADAHAPLEVCIFNVGANVNFPILDTTERVFRKVWEMACYSGFLAGREAARLMLPRGQGNIFFTGATASLRGGSGFAAFASAKFGLRAVAQSMARELGPKNIHVAHLVIDSGVDTEWVRQRRLESLGPDALDNPDLLMPPASVAESYWQLYSQPRSAWTFEMEIRPFGEKW; the protein is encoded by the coding sequence ATGACCGACCGTAACGCCACAGTCGCGGTGATCGGCGCCGGCGATTTCATCGGTGCCGAAATCGCCAAGAAATTTGCCGCCGAAGGCTTTACCATATTCGCCGGACGGCGCAACGGCGACAAACTTGCGCCGCTGGTGAAGGAGATCGAAGCCAAGGGCGGCAGTATCCATGCGCGCTCGCTGGACGCCCGCAAGGAGGAGGAGATCACCGCCTTCCTGAACGATGCCGACGCCCACGCGCCGTTGGAGGTCTGCATCTTCAATGTGGGCGCAAACGTCAATTTCCCGATCCTCGACACCACCGAGCGGGTGTTTCGCAAAGTGTGGGAGATGGCCTGCTATTCCGGCTTCCTCGCAGGCCGCGAGGCGGCCCGGCTGATGCTGCCGCGCGGGCAGGGCAATATTTTCTTCACCGGCGCCACCGCCAGCCTGCGCGGCGGCTCCGGCTTTGCTGCCTTTGCCTCGGCCAAATTCGGCCTGCGCGCTGTCGCGCAGTCCATGGCGCGCGAACTCGGGCCGAAGAACATCCATGTGGCCCATCTGGTTATCGATAGCGGCGTCGACACCGAATGGGTGCGGCAACGCCGGCTGGAATCCCTGGGGCCGGACGCGTTGGACAATCCCGACCTCCTGATGCCACCAGCCTCCGTCGCGGAATCCTATTGGCAGCTCTACAGCCAGCCGCGCAGCGCCTGGACGTTCGAGATGGAGATTCGACCGTTCGGGGAGAAGTGGTAA
- the panE gene encoding 2-dehydropantoate 2-reductase, translating into MRILVVGAGAIGGYFGGRLLQAGNDITFLVRPKRAAELASAGLVIKSPHGDVTLKNPPTVQADQLTEKFDVVLLSCKAFDLDDAIKSFASAVGPKTTIIPLLNGMKHLDTLEQIFGAEAVMGGQCQIAATLNEQREVVQMTPLQVLSFGERKGGSSERSKAIDAIMKSGNFGGTSSETIIHDMWEKWVFLASIAGATSSMRGAIGDILAAPGGRDFILGVRDECAAVAVANGFTPRPAFIERTEAMLTAEGSKATASMYRDILGKSAIEADQIAGDMIARADAAKVAVPRMRMIYTHLKTYENQRVG; encoded by the coding sequence ATGCGTATTCTCGTGGTCGGCGCCGGCGCCATCGGTGGCTATTTCGGCGGCCGGCTGTTGCAGGCCGGAAATGACATCACGTTCCTGGTTCGCCCCAAGCGCGCGGCCGAATTGGCCAGCGCCGGCCTTGTCATCAAGAGCCCGCATGGCGACGTGACGTTGAAGAACCCGCCCACAGTGCAGGCCGACCAGCTCACCGAAAAATTCGACGTCGTGCTGCTGAGCTGCAAGGCCTTCGATCTCGACGACGCCATCAAGTCCTTCGCCTCGGCCGTCGGACCGAAGACCACGATCATTCCGCTGCTCAACGGCATGAAGCATCTCGACACACTCGAGCAGATCTTCGGCGCCGAAGCCGTGATGGGCGGTCAGTGCCAGATCGCCGCGACGCTGAACGAGCAGCGTGAAGTCGTGCAGATGACGCCGCTGCAGGTGCTGAGCTTTGGCGAACGCAAGGGTGGCAGCTCCGAGCGCAGCAAGGCGATCGACGCGATCATGAAGTCCGGTAACTTCGGCGGCACGTCGTCAGAGACCATTATCCACGACATGTGGGAGAAGTGGGTTTTTCTCGCCAGCATCGCCGGCGCGACCTCGTCGATGCGCGGCGCCATCGGCGACATTCTCGCCGCCCCCGGCGGCCGCGATTTCATTCTCGGCGTCCGCGACGAATGCGCGGCCGTAGCTGTGGCCAATGGCTTCACCCCGCGTCCCGCTTTCATCGAGCGTACCGAAGCCATGCTGACGGCGGAGGGCTCGAAGGCCACGGCCTCCATGTATCGCGACATTCTTGGCAAATCGGCGATCGAAGCCGACCAGATCGCCGGCGACATGATCGCCCGCGCCGATGCCGCCAAGGTGGCCGTGCCACGCATGCGGATGATCTACACGCATCTGAAGACATATGAGAACCAGCGGGTAGGCTGA
- a CDS encoding c-type cytochrome, whose translation MRYALLLIFASLIGLPSTHAADITAGKEKAELCIGCHGENGISQMENVPSLAAQVDQFTQWQLIFFRAGTRKSEEMKPIVEQLDNNDIRNLGAYFASLQPPEKKPDDDPDLSAKGKQAAAGRRCASCHLDSYAGTKAVSRLAGQREDYLLKALRDYKSGVRAGGGMAAMAEVAYSLSEEEIVALAHYLAHL comes from the coding sequence ATGCGATATGCATTGCTTCTTATCTTCGCGTCGCTCATTGGTCTGCCGAGCACGCATGCCGCCGATATCACCGCTGGAAAAGAGAAAGCCGAACTCTGCATCGGCTGCCATGGCGAGAACGGCATCTCGCAGATGGAGAATGTTCCGTCTCTCGCCGCGCAGGTGGACCAGTTCACCCAGTGGCAGCTGATCTTCTTTCGTGCCGGTACGCGCAAGAGCGAGGAGATGAAGCCGATCGTCGAGCAGCTCGACAATAACGATATCCGCAATCTCGGCGCCTATTTCGCCTCGCTGCAGCCGCCGGAGAAGAAGCCGGATGATGATCCCGACCTGTCGGCAAAGGGCAAACAGGCCGCGGCGGGCCGCCGCTGTGCGTCATGCCATCTCGACAGCTATGCCGGCACGAAAGCGGTGTCGCGGCTGGCCGGGCAGCGCGAGGATTATCTGCTGAAGGCGTTGCGCGACTACAAGTCCGGCGTTCGCGCCGGCGGTGGCATGGCGGCGATGGCCGAGGTCGCCTATTCGCTGAGCGAGGAAGAGATCGTCGCGCTCGCGCATTATCTGGCGCATTTGTGA